TAGCAAAAAATATGTTGGGTCATAAATTAATTACGAAACAAACGCCAAAGGAAGGAATAAAAGTCGAGAAAGTAATGGTGGCTGAGAGTGTAAACATCAAACGTGAGACATACTTGAGCATAATAATGGACAGGAGTTTCAATGGTGCAGCTTTGGTGGCATCTCCGGCAGGCGGCATGGATATAGAGGCTGTGGCCGAGAAAACGCCCCATTTAGTGAAGACTGTGCCTATAGACATATATGAGGGCATTACTGATACTGTGGCAAATGAGATTGCAGCTTTCTTAGAGTTCAAAGGTGATCTAAAGAAGAAATGTGCTGaggagataaaaaaaatgtggcaATTATTTACAAAGGTATATTATTTCCAATGATATTAATGGATTGTTTATTATCTTAACTGCTAtgattatttacttattttcatTGGGATATGGggcaaattgtggcgtaggcgagaaggctggcaacctgtcactgcaatgtcacagtttcgttttctttcagccgcttatttgccaagagtggcactgaaacttgagaagtttcatgtgctctgcttaccccttcatgggatacaggcgtgatagtatgtatgtatctttTCATTCAGCTCAATGTTTAATGTTATTTGAGTGTGTGAAGACTTTTCCATTGAGTTATGATCTAGATAGTCTCATCTTTGAGTAATTTTTGGTTGCTATTTATTCATGTCAGTATTAGCATACAATGAGTTATTGTTGATGATAAATAACATAAAAGTAAACTAACTGCTATCTAATCTAtcaacataataattatttgtgtaATCTTATAGTGACTATATATGCACCAAATAGATTTCAACTTTAATGTTTCAATTTAAGATTCATAATAGACtgctctttttttaaatttgacttTTCTTCaaaatgtacatatatatttttaaatttttagatAAACCCGCAAGATGCAGCCTGcaaaatagatatttttaatatttatttcattgtaataataataataaaatactgagaatataaatataaatgggaaagtgtgtgtgtctgtttgtttgtctgtctttcacactaaaacggagcaacgaattgaagtgattttttaagtggagatagttgaagggatggagagtgacataggctactttttgtctctttctaacccatcACTTTCCCAAAATGGGGGGGGGAAGTTTGTATggcgcattccgcaattttcgaattaacgcgagcgaagccgcgggcaaaaactagtacatAATAAATCACATACCTATTTCACTATTATCTACAGGTGGATGCAACCCAGCTAGAAATAAATCCTCTAGTGGAGACAGATGATGGGCGAGTGGTCGCCGTGGATGCCAAGATCAACTTCGATGACAATGCCCAGTTCAGGCAGCAAGAGATATTTGCCTTGGATGATGATTCTGAATCTGATCCTAGAGAGGTAATACAAGCTGGGTCCATAATTATATACTATCATCACACTCATGTAACCATCTCAAACCAATGCACACACAGGTTATATCTCATTGACAATGATGATGTGATCCTGTTATCTCTCATTAAGTACAGTCATCTGCATTAAGTGATGATTTccgtaccttgtcacattaacatcttgaTTGAAATGTCATGCAAAGTTGTCAAGTGATAAAAAGCGACATGGTACAAAAataatcacttatttatgcctgtgactgtacatagggcctcaatcttccacttttcacgatcctaGGTGACTAATTCAAGATCCTTCCAGCCTAGTACACtcattaaaaatagttattactATTAAACTGTGTTGTTTAGCCGTTTTAAAGTCAATAAAACAAAGCATTTGCTTAACAACAAGTATGTAAACAATATGTTTATTAATTTTAGTCAACAAAACACCCcactcaaatatttatttttgcttaGTGCTTTACCTAATACTTATTGTTATAAATTGTTTACAAAATGCTCAATGTCAATTAATTTCACAAATGTTTTTACAGAAAGAAGCAGCTGCTCTCAACCTGACCTACATAGACATGGATGGAAGCATTGGGTGCATGGTGAATGGCGCTGGTTTAGCTATGGCCACTATGGACCTGATTGCACTGAGTGGTGGCCAACCTGCTAACTTCTTGGACCTTGGAGGGGGCGTGGGCCAAGCACAGGTCTCGGCTGCCCTGAGGATTTTGGAATCAGATCCGAAAGTGAAAGTTGTGTTTGTCAATGTTCTTGCTGGTAAGTAatggataaaataaaaattcaaccTTTTCTATCTATGGAACTTCTGTAAATTTAGTTTcacattcataatattaatcAGTAGGGATGGATGAACCTGCCCAAATAGAAGGAGCAGCTCTAGTTCTTTACAAATTGTTAAGAAGTACTGAAGACAGAACTAAGAAGTACAGAAATTAATGATACTTAAGGTTAAGTATCCATGTCCATGGTTGAGAAATTAGTACCTATGAGTGACTTAATACTAACCATCTTTTCCATTCCAGGCATTGTGAACTGTGCTACAGTTGCCAATGGAATCGTAGCCGCTTGCAAAGCAAACCCTTCAAAGCATCCCATAGTCATCAGGCTGCAAGGCACAAACTCAGCTGCCGCTCAGAAAATCCTGCAGGAGTCCGGCTTGCCCCTGCACATGATCAACGACGCTGATGAAGCCGCCAAAACCGCCGTGAGATTAGCTAAGGATAAGTAAAAATGTTAACAAGCCAGAGCCACCTATTGACACGTTTATGCACAATGTAAAGCAGGGTTTCTTAAAACTTACCATAATCAACCACTTTCAGTCCCGCAGACGCTTATTAAACTTTAGCTGTTAAGTATAAGATTTTCTAATAAGTTTTAGTTTTACAGTACTGATCTGCGGATCCGTGATCCCAGGTGAAACATACGTAAGCCTTTAGGGTCCATGGACCCCAGTTTAAGGAACCCTGATGTATCAAGCATTTGTCCTCCAATGTAGTGAGACAtctttattttgatgtgtatgAGTTTTCTTGTACAGGTTTATAATACAGGAACTGTTATGTTAATCATAGTTTATGTTATGAGATGTATTACACCATTTAACCATTAAATCATTTTGAAGACTGATTTGCTAACACAACACTAAAATTGTacatatgtttttgtttttattgaaaatcaATGAAATTGTCTTCCATCTACTTGCCTTTGTTTTAATATATATCATCCGATGTTAGAAAATTAGAGCTGTTATTGGAAATttagtgtttttttattattccgaTATAAAGATTCAACAGGGTGACTTAGTACGCGGCCACAGAGCAAGTGTTAAAGGGAAGAACTAAGTATCAAACAAAGAGATACTTTTACAGCCAGAGTAATCAAGTCCAAAAATCATTATATTCTCGCCTTTGATgggaataatataaaaaatgaagacAAATTTAGATgtaacatacattttattaaacaaatacgattataattaaaattttacaacAAATTCTAAATATTGTGAAATTTCTATTAAATGACACTAAATGTGTAACGAAAAGCAGAAGCATGTTTTCTGATCCGATCCGAAACAAATTTAATAGACTAAACATAACTTGGACAAAACACATAGATACTTGAACAACCATCCTAAGTGATGTCATGTGTTGCCGACTGTTCTGCTAAGTAATTGTATTACTGACCCTTCGACCAACTAAGAGATACGTTGTACAAACACAATTTGTAGTGCACTGACCTTTCAACTACATTATTAATATCATAACACTGATATAATTTGCATTTggaaaattataaacaaattatTCGTTAGGAATATGAGATGAGTCTAGACTTGATTTTGGAGAGCTTACTATATTGAATAGTCCCAACTTTACCTATGGTGCAAATAAAAATGCAACATTTTAAATTTGACTGTCCTATAACgacataattaaaatttatgtaataggGATCAATGTAATGCGGTAGGCATCTGAATGTTGGTAAAACATACGAAGATTTCCATTTTCATGTAACGTTTTCATtacctactgtttttttttctactcaaaatttacatgttttacaagggaaaatgaaacaaaaaagttgaaaatttttttcttctattaaattaatattttttaatcttctATTAGAATCGATGTGGACGATATAgataattctgagtagaaataaaaataaggtacATTTTCAGGGTCATATCAATACATAGTTTCGTAGCAAAGATGGCTTGTGCTCTCGCACGCGAGTCCAAACTTTAAGTCTCGatttatatatgtcgcagtaagatagataaatccgttatatagttataaccctagggatataattatatgtcgtaacatagttaaacgaaagcgattaattgctatcttactaggaatataactataatacgttactagtttagtgatataattatatgactggattcagtttagtgaaatgattgtaggcaggagtgcggccgtgcggcggaggtatagttataaccctagggatataattatatgccgtaacataacgatatcacagaaaaagtggctaaaattcaataaataattatgcacgAAAACTCAACCGTGACGGGAACGACAACTGATGCCGAACGACTTCCTTGTGGTAGCGGGTAAGCTCCCGCCCCCGTCTCCACTGCACccccgcactacactgctacaattatactactgaacttaatccagtaatataactatattacttaactagagacgtattataattatatccctagactaagtttaatccagtgatataattatataactagggttataactataccacCGCCGCACCGCCGTAATCCATGGCTACAataatttcactaaactgaatccagtcatataattatatcactaaactagtaacgtattatagttatattcctagtaagatagcaattaatcgctttcgtttaactatgttaccacatataattatatccctagggttataactatataacggctttatctatcttactgcgacatatatatggaCTCGCATTTGAAAGCCCGCTGGGTAAGGCACTGGTTCCACCAAAAGCGATTAAACTATGAGCTAACGgtgatagaaacgaacaaaagatagtcgctcccgtgtaaataaaagagagagcgagcgatttgtaGTGCATAGCTCGGCGACGAACTCGCTCGCGCTGTCATCGCGTCTCTTTATTTACACGgcagcgactatcttttgtttgtttttattcttGCTCGCTtccggtgggaccagtgcctcacACGTGAGAGCTGTATACTGTTAGCGGCCGGTAAGATATGGTCCTAGAAAGATGCCGAAACCGCGTCGCACTGAAACGTTCTAATTTAGCCATGAGCCTTGCCGGCGGTGGTTGGGAATCACGCGCGGAAGAGGTTATGGCGGCGGCCCTGCGGCGAGTCGCTGCTGAGCTGCATGTTGGCGCAGATCTCGTCGAAGGAGGGCAGGTGCGCGAGGCGCCCGCGCGCCGCTACAGACGGCCGCCCGCTCAGCATGCGCCGCGCTACGCGGACGATGTCGTCTGCTGTCACTTTTTCTGTAACATGATTGTTTATTGAATTTTTCACCCTAGGGCCTATTGATAACAATTTACAATACattttacaagtggtagtcccCATCCAATTtcttttataagaaagagagttccacttgtaatacaagttatAAATTGttatgaaataggccactggccTGGTAAaatttacttatatattatgattttgactcataaAAATTAATGTTCGATATTTTACTGTAAGTATAGctcttggtgtggtgaaatatttAGGTATCACTAGGtgacaaaatttgtttaaccttcttACCTTGGAATGGTTAAGATTACACTTTTCGGCATTTTGCTTGCTCGTGCATCAACATTAGGTATTAGCACGAGCAGtttaacaactttgccccctatgtaataaatattaggtatacctaccatagtttaaagttttttttttttaaattataggttggcttactcttggccatagactagccaaaggtaaaGACGTGGCCTAGCTGGGACAGCAGTCAACGCACACAACATAATCGAGCAATACATACCAATTTCGTTGATGAAGAAGGATGGCGGCTTCCTCTTGCCGGTGGCCAGCACCTGCCGCCCGACGTCCTCGAACACCACCGGTCTGGCCTCCAAATTCATGAGCAGCATCGACTGCAACTGGGTCTTAGCTCGCTGTCAAAACGAACAAGAAAATTGGTTTAGTGGTAAAGTGACAAAAGTTTgctttatttcaaaatattttttattgagtCGGAAATTCGTTCTTTCGagttttaaatgaatgaatgctTCAAGTTACCATATATCAAATTGACAAATTCATCAatcgtaataaaatttattgtcaTCGTCAAGTGCATGTCGAACacacagaaaaaaaaagtattatattttgatTGGGCACAATTTTAGAAACTGATGCAATTAAACagtatttcaaattattttgcaaTTGGAATTCATCTTCCACCTCCGGATCCATTACACACATTTTGTGTGTGAGGAGTATATCTATCTATTGGCttctaatttaaaattttgatataaaaatataccaTTATTGGCATCCAAATAGCATGCTAAAGGttcaaagaaaataaatgtacaaaaaaccatacaaaatacaaaaacttcAACTAAAATCCGGAGGCAAAAAAtgaaacataaaaatataaaaaaaatgtgcactaattaattacaaaatggcacctttttgtaactgtgccccctaagaaaataaaaaaagtaaaaatgacCCACCCTAATTCTTATACCCTGTGATATCTGAACATCACTTACTCTCAGTTCTGTCTTGCCACTTTCCCGGCCATGTTGGCCAGCTCCCGTGCTATAATAGCGGCGGTATCGTAGATGCGATTGGTTGGGGCGCCGAGCGCCGACAGCACGCAGACTACGCCGGCGTCTCATAGCCAGTACAGTTTATCCCGTGAGGCAGTGATACCCTGATATCTAAAGTACCAGTACTGATACTCACCCTCAGTTCAGTTTCGCCGACTTTCTCGGCCATATTGGCCAGCTCCCGTGCTATAATGGCGGCGGTATCGTAGATGCGATTGGTTGGGGCGCCGAGCGCCGACAGCACGCAGACTACGCCGGCGTCTCATAGCCAGTACAGTTTATCCCGTGAGGCAGTGATACCCTGATATCTAAAGTACCAGTACTGATACTCACCCTCAGTTCAGTCTCGCCGACTTTCCCGGCCATGTTGGCCAGTTCCCGCGCTATGACAACAGTGGTGTCGTATATGCGGCTAGGCGGCGACGCCGAGTGGACGCATAACAAGAATATCATCATAGCCAGTGTTGTATATCCTATGAGGCAGTCCCATCTAAACCTCACTCGCCCTCAGTTCAGTCTCGCCGACTTTCCCGGCCATGTCCCGGCCACCCCCTCAGCTCCCGCGCGATGACAACAGCGGTCTCGTATATGCGGCTAGGTGGCGACGCCGAGTGGACGCATAACAAGAATATCATCATAGCCAGTACAGTTTATCCCGTGAGGCAGTGATACCCTGATATCTAAAGTACCAGTACTGACACTCACCCTCAGTTCAGTCTCGCCGACTTTCCCGGCCATGTTGGCCAGCTCCCGCGCGATGACAACAGCGGTGTCGTATATGCGGCTAGGCGGCGACGCCGAGTGCACGCAGAACACGCCGGTGTCACCGTACGCGTGGTTGTAAGCCGTCGCGTTGAACATCCAGTGATATCTGAAATTAGTACAGAATATAGCTGACGGGCGAcagaggtatggaagagaaagacatactgcgccgaccccaaatgacaaATGCCAGGTGAATGATGATCGATTATTATAATTGGTCAAGCTTGGAACTCATCAGGATAGCTTTTGTCATTTgtctaatggccgctgtacacatggggccaacAGTTGGACCAACCCTTGGttggaaccccttggccaagcgtgtagaggtctacttggccgtatgttggcagttggcgctagcgctggccggccaacccACTggggtgtcggttttttgtccacacatcaaaggatcttggcgccaacggccaactgcgttcacacgttggcgcctcattcagtttgtcgtcagccgtcagaggacagtagtgaaagatttccgaaaataataagtttgtCTATAacaataatagtgttgattttaggaaatacctaaaaaagataaatatgcttatattgcctaaaaaagataaatgtgcttatcagaatattcaaaaaattgttaatatttcagataatttgattttatcacgaggttattatttattaaaacccATTCAGGGCCAGCAACTCAGCGTATGAGTCATGGTGGAACAGGGCCGATGACTCGCATGTGAGTCCTGAATAAATTCTgatttaaacataaacaaaacgtaatataacgtaataatgtaagtatagtttgagctaacaaccattttcataaggtaataatgaaaaaaaattctaaacatgcttttttttagtgaaatggGGTCGAGAATATTCAAGTTTGGTTTACTATAAGTGTAATATAGTAAATATTCTGAAATTCGAGATACATACGTGTTCCAAGCAAATGGATGAatccacatttcaaaaatataaataatacatatatgcCTGAAGTTATAGACCCGACTCAAGGTATGGGTCACCGTGGCCTGGCGCTACTTgtaaaatctacacatattttcATAGCACGCAATAACAAACTTTATTGCATTCTTTTAAAGCTTATTTCATGACGAAATTCGTTGCAAATTGTACCATTTTACAATGGATTACTGTTTGGATGGCAGCAAGCAACATTTCTAAGAACCAAACATATTACCatgctatatttttttgtttcattacaaaaacagggcagcttaaacagtcacaaactaaatagtaattattgtattatcataaaagtgtgtgacaaatatttacaagacaagttttttttctaaagattTGCGTGGTGTTTATAACAGTTTTTAAGTGCTCTGTTGTTTCTATTATAATGACGTTTACCAAAACAAAGATCATGACAGGCCACATGTAATTTTTACTTGGCCAATAAACAATGAATGCACCTGAGCGGCGGCGGATTAAGCGGTCGTCTCATCTTTCACGTggtatttttgacaaaaactcaagaaattaTTTTTCCCATCCTCTATTAGGATGTATTTTCACGATTTATTCGTTGGCGACTTTATACTCGTCCCAGTGCTCTTCAG
This genomic stretch from Leguminivora glycinivorella isolate SPB_JAAS2020 chromosome Z, LegGlyc_1.1, whole genome shotgun sequence harbors:
- the LOC125241016 gene encoding succinate--CoA ligase [GDP-forming] subunit beta, mitochondrial, whose protein sequence is MAALKNTKNIKLFTFLASKCNPQMNARRFLNLQEYHSKDLLRKHQVSVQDFRIIDTKLDPKPLGDFKADEYVVKAQILAGGRGKGHFDNGFKGGVHLTKNPKEIMGLAKNMLGHKLITKQTPKEGIKVEKVMVAESVNIKRETYLSIIMDRSFNGAALVASPAGGMDIEAVAEKTPHLVKTVPIDIYEGITDTVANEIAAFLEFKGDLKKKCAEEIKKMWQLFTKVDATQLEINPLVETDDGRVVAVDAKINFDDNAQFRQQEIFALDDDSESDPREKEAAALNLTYIDMDGSIGCMVNGAGLAMATMDLIALSGGQPANFLDLGGGVGQAQVSAALRILESDPKVKVVFVNVLAGIVNCATVANGIVAACKANPSKHPIVIRLQGTNSAAAQKILQESGLPLHMINDADEAAKTAVRLAKDK